The Streptomyces sp. V3I7 genome segment CGCGCCCGTTCCTTCCTGGCCGCCGTGCTCATCGTCATCGGCTGCGTGCTGGCCCCCTTGGCCATGGTCTCCGCGTGGACGGCCGACGTCATCGGCGACACGGACCGGTACGTGGAGACGGTCGCCCCGCTCGCCTCCGAACCGGCGGTCCAGGCGGCCGCCGCCACCCGCGCCGCCGACGCGGTGACGGACCACCTCGATCTGACGAGGCTCCTCGAAGGCGTCGCCCCGAAGGACCGGCCCCGCCTGGAGAAGGCGCTCGGCAAGCTGGGCGGCGCCCTGGAGGGGGCCGTCGGCAGCTTCGTGCAGAAGAAGTCGCAGGAAGTGGTGGCCTCGGGCACCTTCCAGAAGTTCTGGACGGACGCCAACCGCAGGATCCACCAGACCGTCGACAAGGCCCTGACCGGCAAGGGCGGCGGGGCCGTCGAGCTGAACCAGAACTCGGTGAGCATCGACCTGGCCCCGGTCATCGAGCAGGTGAAGAAACGCCTGGTCGACGCCGGACTGACGCCCGCGCAGAAGATCCCGGTGATCCACACCGACCTCACCGTCCTCAAGTCGGACGACATCGGCCGGCTCAAGACGTACTTCCGGGTGCTGCAACTGGCCGGGAACTGGCTGCCGGTCATCGCGGTGATCCTCGCCGCGGCGGGTGTCCTGCTCTCGGCCCGGCGCCGCCGAGCCCTCGTCGCCACCGCCCTGGGCTTCGCCGTCGCCGCGCTCGTGCTCGGCATCGCCCTGACCGTCTTCCGCGTCGGCTACCTCGACCATCTCCCGGCGAACGTCTCCCAGGCGGCGGCCGAGGCGGTCTACGACACCTTGATCCGCTTCCTGCGCACGTCGGTCCGCGTGGTGATCACCCTCGGCGTGGTGATCGCGCTGGCGGCCTGGCTGACCGGCCCGGGGCACCACGCGACGGACGTACGCCGTCTGTGGCACGCGGGCATCGCCGCCGTCCGCACCACGGCGGACCGGCTGGGCCTTCGCACCGGCCCGGTGGGGCCGTTCGTCCACCGCTACCGCCGCTGGATCACCTGGATCCTGGTGGCGGGGGCCGTGGTCGCCTTCCTCCTGTGGACCCATCCGACGGGCTGGGTCGTGGTCGGCCTGGTCCTGGCCCTGCTGTTCGCGCTGTCGATCGTGGACTTCCTGGCCGAGGAGGAGAAGCCGGCCATGCAGCCCGCTCAGAGGCTCCAGTCCCCCTGACGGGCCGCCTCCAGCGCCTCCTCGCGCTCCTCCATGAACCGGATGCCCTGATGCGACAGCGAGACGATGGCGGGCGTCTTGTGCGAGGTCCACTCGACGCTGATCAGCCCCTCCCCGGCCAGATAGGCGCAGGCGGCCGCGAGATCCTCGTCGGGCAGCCCGAGCTGCTCACGGAGCGTCGCTCCGCTGGTCTCGGGACGGTTCTGCTCGATGGCCCCGTACAGCGTTCTGAGGACCGCTTTCCGGTAGGCCTTGCGTTCATGGAGAGTCGCCATGTCTGTCGCTCCCGGGCTCGTGGCCGACGGTGCGTACGTCTCTTGTGCCTTATGTGAAGCCTATGCCGCCCGTGCCCCGGGCGGACGGCCCCGGGCGGACGGCCCCGGACGGTCCGCGGCGCCGACCCTCAGGGGTCGTACGGGGTCGAACCAGGGACGGTTCAGGGTTCTTCCCGATCGTGGCGAGGGGCGTCCGAGTGCCACGTTGGTCTCCATGACGACATCCCGCTCGGCATACCCGCAGTTCCTCTACGGCCCCCTCCTGCTCGGGGCGTACGGGCTGCTCCGGATCCTCGACGGCCTGGACGGTGAGCGCGGCCCCGGCCCCGCGTGGACCGCAGGACACCTGTGCTTCCTCGCCGGCGTTCTGCTGCTCGTCCTCGGGTACCACCGGATTCGTCCGCTCACGCTCGACACCCGCCTGACCACGGCGGCCTTCTGGACGACGTGCGCGGGGGCCCTGGCCCTGGGCGTGCAGTTCACCGCCGACGTCGTCTCCGGCTTCGCGGCGGCCGATCACCAGGCGATGTCCGACATCGTGGGCCGCTTCATGGCGATACCGGGCGTGGAGCCGGCGTTCTACGCGTACGGCCCGCTGCTCTTCTTCCTGGGCCAGCTCACGCTGACCGTGCAACTGGCCGCCCGGAAGGTGCTCAAGCCATGGGCCCCGCCGCTGGTGCTGGCCGACAGCCTCCTGGCGTACGCCGACAAGGACTTGATACCGCTGGGCGCGGCGCTGCTGCTGTACTCGTACGCGCCGCTGTACCGGGGGAGGGTTCTTGTGGCGGAGGGGGACAACGTCCCTCTTGCGCAAGGCCAACGAGGGGGACGTGGTGAAGGAACAGGGGCGTAAGCGGGGTGCCCGTTGGTGGGTCCCGTTCGGGGGGATCGCGTCTCCTTGGGCGTGCGACGTGCCCCACAAACGCATCGGGCCCGGCCTCCGTTTCCGGAAGGCCGGGCCTGTACTGGACTGCCGGGATGGCCGTGACTGTCTGCGGGCCGACGGCGCGAAGCCGGTCCGGCGCGCGCCGTTCTGGTGCAGCGCCCCGGCCAGGCAGGACCGCGTCCCCGCTGGCGTCCGACTGCCACGATGGCCGTCGACGGCAGAGGAGTAGCGTGGGAGGTGCGAGGCGAGTCCCGTGTTCGCACCGGTTCCCGAAGACGGGTGGCCCTCATGATCATTCCTGATTCACCCCACTGTTCAGGGCAGCTGCCCAGTGGCGTTCACGAAGGTGTGCGGCCGGGGTGCGCGTTGCTCCGGCTGGAGACGACGGAGTCGCGCGAAGGTGTCCTCGACGGGGCGTGGTGGCCGCGGTCGCGTGACATCGGTGCCGAACTGCCCGCGCTGCTGAGCGCCCTCACCGAGCACCTCGGACCCGTGACCCGTGTCGGGCTCGACACCGCGGCCTGGGAAGGGCTTCCGACGCGGATCGTCGTCGACGACCGGGTGGTGCACATCGACTCCTTCCCGGTGGGTGACGACACCATCCTGATCACCCGGGGCGACCGGGACCTCTTCTCGCTGCTCGTGATCCCGCCGCAGGCGACACCCGAGGTCGCCTGCGCCGCGATGGCCCAGGCCGTCCGGGCCGACAACATCACCCAGGCGGAACAGATCCTCATCGACACCGGAAGCGGGCAGGAGCCGTCGCACTGATGCGCCGCGCCTCGGCCGAGGCCGGCGGAGAGCGGCCGTACGCCAGTGGGTGAGGTCAGCCGCGCCACTCCACCAGGAGCAGCGTCGCGTCATCCGTGGTGTGTCCGCCCCGTGCCCGTCGGAGCGTGTGGGACAGGGAGCGCACCACCGCCCGGACCCCGCGGCCGGTTCTCTCCAGCCGGTTCACCCATTCGATCAGCTGATCCTCCCCGAACTCCTCCCCGCCGGCCCTGTGCTCCTCGATGAGGCCGTCGGTGAAGCAGAGGACACGGTCTCCGCGTTCCAGCCCCAGCTCGCTGATCGCGGGTGCTGGGCCTCCCAGGCCCACGGGGAGAGTCGTCGGGGCGTCCAGCCGGCGCGTGACACGGTGGTTGTGGACGAGGATCGGCGGCGGGTGCCCGGCGTTGACCCACCGCATCCGTCCCGTCGTCGTGTCCAGCCGCATCATCTGCGCGGTGACGAAGTGGTCGGGACCGAACTGCTGCGCCACGGCGCGGTCCATGAAGGCGTAGATCTCCGACAGTCCGGTGCCGAGCCGGCGTGCGTGACGGTAGGCGCCGATGGCCACGGTGGCCATCGTGGCCGCGTCCAGCCCGTGCCCCATCGCGTCGATCATGGCCACGTGGAGGACGTCTTCGTTGAGGGCGTAGTCGAAGCTGTCGCCTGCCACGTCGTAGGCGGGTTCCAGGATCCCGGCCACGGCCACCCGGGGCATGATCATCGCCAAAGGCGGCAGCAGAGCCCACTGGATCTCCGCGGCGATGCTCATCGGTTCACCACGTCGGACATGGAAGAACAGGTCGGAGTAGCCGTGCTTGGTCACCAGCAGATCGGCCACCAGGCCGGAGATCCTGTGCAGCAGGCGGCGGTCGTGCTCATCGACGCTGTCCAGCGTCACTGCCATGACCCCCACCTGGTCGCCGCCGTCAA includes the following:
- a CDS encoding PP2C family protein-serine/threonine phosphatase; this translates as MTAGRDTDRSESFGEALLGRILDGAHELPPHLIGPLVADVVERMGGRRPQVLLQDYGQLLLVPLPGEGLTGGEPQLIDDSDAGRCFLDAHPVELPEDDGVRVHLPLLDGGDQVGVMAVTLDSVDEHDRRLLHRISGLVADLLVTKHGYSDLFFHVRRGEPMSIAAEIQWALLPPLAMIMPRVAVAGILEPAYDVAGDSFDYALNEDVLHVAMIDAMGHGLDAATMATVAIGAYRHARRLGTGLSEIYAFMDRAVAQQFGPDHFVTAQMMRLDTTTGRMRWVNAGHPPPILVHNHRVTRRLDAPTTLPVGLGGPAPAISELGLERGDRVLCFTDGLIEEHRAGGEEFGEDQLIEWVNRLERTGRGVRAVVRSLSHTLRRARGGHTTDDATLLLVEWRG
- a CDS encoding DUF5994 family protein is translated as MIIPDSPHCSGQLPSGVHEGVRPGCALLRLETTESREGVLDGAWWPRSRDIGAELPALLSALTEHLGPVTRVGLDTAAWEGLPTRIVVDDRVVHIDSFPVGDDTILITRGDRDLFSLLVIPPQATPEVACAAMAQAVRADNITQAEQILIDTGSGQEPSH